The Devosia sp. SD17-2 genome includes a region encoding these proteins:
- a CDS encoding serine hydrolase domain-containing protein: MHDKFDRAFSLLADAVAAGKIPGGVLGHVDGAGNRMVRAIGEAQKVPASRPISEDIWFDLASLTKVLFTTPKILELANAGTIDLDAPLTSVIPDFAQYNADNWQRKITFRQCLGHQTPFPGVFPLYTYGSDPNLLRHFVLQRDWPAGPSVYSDINYILLGIAIERLAGTSIRNIAPRDGFAWGAAPDTAAATEYCAWRGRVLCGEVHDENCSALQGAGHAGLFGTVSAVLDFGHDALTATGDFAKAVELMRTPVFGRRTHGWERPYEGWSGGELASKATIGHTGFTGTGLWIDFERGHSWTLLTNRVHPTRHFDSGIFALRRAVSDCINAK; the protein is encoded by the coding sequence ATGCACGACAAGTTTGACAGGGCCTTTAGCCTTCTGGCCGATGCCGTCGCTGCCGGAAAAATCCCCGGCGGCGTGCTCGGCCATGTCGATGGCGCGGGCAATCGGATGGTGCGCGCCATTGGCGAGGCGCAGAAAGTGCCGGCGTCGCGCCCGATCAGCGAAGACATTTGGTTTGACCTCGCCTCGCTGACCAAGGTGCTGTTCACGACGCCGAAAATTCTCGAGCTGGCCAATGCGGGCACGATTGATCTTGATGCGCCGCTGACTTCGGTCATTCCGGACTTTGCGCAGTACAATGCTGACAATTGGCAGCGCAAAATCACCTTCCGGCAGTGCCTCGGGCACCAGACGCCGTTTCCGGGGGTGTTTCCGCTCTATACCTATGGGAGCGACCCCAACCTCTTGCGGCATTTCGTGCTGCAGCGGGACTGGCCGGCGGGGCCATCGGTCTATTCGGATATCAATTATATCCTGCTCGGCATTGCCATTGAGCGGCTGGCGGGCACGAGCATCCGCAATATCGCGCCACGGGATGGCTTTGCCTGGGGCGCGGCGCCTGACACGGCCGCGGCCACCGAATATTGCGCCTGGCGGGGTCGAGTGCTCTGCGGGGAAGTGCATGACGAGAACTGCTCGGCGCTGCAGGGGGCTGGCCATGCCGGGCTCTTCGGTACCGTTTCGGCTGTGCTCGATTTCGGCCATGACGCGCTGACCGCCACCGGAGACTTTGCCAAGGCGGTCGAGCTGATGCGCACGCCGGTGTTTGGCCGCCGGACGCATGGCTGGGAGCGGCCCTATGAGGGGTGGTCGGGGGGCGAGCTCGCTTCCAAAGCAACAATCGGCCACACCGGCTTTACCGGGACCGGGCTCTGGATCGATTTCGAGCGCGGCCACTCGTGGACGCTGCTCACCAATCGCGTTCAC
- a CDS encoding ABC transporter permease — MNYLARRLLTFPLILIGVSLLVFFSIRMIPGDAITAMLGTESGLLTPAQRQALAVYFGIDQPVIVQYGRWLAGVVQGDLGISVTHGRSVMTIILERFPLTLQMALMSMVIALAIGIPAGVLAATRAEKSTDVVVRIFAMLGQSTPGFVVGLVIIYVLSVYFGYIPTMGSFVPFWVDPMANLAQLIFPAVTLGFAFAASVTRISRSAMLDVLSDDYIRTARAKGVPKRNVIWRHALPNALIPVVTLSGVEFGYLLGGAVIVEQIFALPGLGRLTLEAIGQRDYALVQGCVLFIAFNFLVVNLLVDLAYAALDPRIRLGAR; from the coding sequence ATGAACTATCTGGCGCGACGGCTGCTGACATTTCCGCTGATCCTGATCGGCGTGTCGCTGCTGGTGTTCTTTTCCATCCGCATGATCCCCGGCGACGCCATTACCGCGATGCTGGGCACCGAGTCCGGTCTGCTGACGCCGGCCCAGCGCCAGGCGCTGGCGGTGTATTTCGGTATCGATCAGCCGGTTATCGTCCAGTATGGCCGCTGGCTGGCGGGTGTGGTGCAGGGTGATCTCGGCATATCGGTGACGCATGGCCGTTCGGTCATGACCATTATTCTCGAGCGCTTTCCGCTGACGCTGCAGATGGCGCTGATGTCCATGGTGATCGCGCTGGCGATCGGCATTCCGGCCGGTGTGCTGGCCGCGACGCGGGCCGAAAAATCCACCGACGTGGTGGTGCGCATCTTTGCCATGCTGGGCCAGTCGACGCCGGGCTTTGTCGTCGGCCTCGTCATCATCTATGTGCTCTCGGTCTATTTTGGCTACATCCCGACCATGGGCAGCTTCGTGCCCTTCTGGGTCGATCCAATGGCCAATCTGGCGCAGCTGATTTTCCCCGCCGTTACGCTGGGCTTTGCCTTTGCCGCCTCGGTGACGCGCATTTCGCGCTCGGCCATGCTCGATGTCCTGAGCGACGACTATATCCGCACGGCGCGCGCCAAGGGCGTGCCCAAGCGGAATGTGATCTGGCGCCATGCGCTGCCCAATGCGCTTATTCCCGTGGTGACGCTGAGCGGCGTCGAATTCGGCTATCTCCTTGGTGGCGCTGTCATCGTCGAGCAGATCTTTGCCCTGCCGGGGCTGGGGCGCCTCACGCTCGAAGCCATCGGCCAGCGTGACTATGCGCTGGTGCAGGGGTGCGTGCTCTTTATCGCCTTCAACTTCCTTGTGGTGAACCTCTTGGTCGACCTTGCCTATGCGGCGCTCGATCCCCGTATTCGTCTGGGAGCCCGCTGA
- a CDS encoding ABC transporter permease has protein sequence MRILKAIAAHPTGRIGAAIILVYLILAVCGSFGFTPHDPIQQFRVDRLKPPNETYLMGTDLFGRDTASRLMAGIGQSFVIAFASVGLATLLGTIIGLLAGWWGGWLDGVFMRSMDVLLAFPAILLALLIIAIVGPGTMTSVVAIASVYTPIFARVVRGPTLSLKRRDFVDAARTFGSSQRYIMSRHLLLNLVAPLTVQVTLALAWALLTEAGLSFLGLGTQPPAPSLGLMMSEARNLMQQAPWLLAFPGLTIMLGILGFNLFGDALRDILDPKSQGRAS, from the coding sequence ATGCGCATTCTCAAGGCCATCGCGGCCCATCCGACCGGCCGTATCGGCGCGGCTATTATCCTCGTCTATCTCATCCTGGCGGTCTGCGGTTCTTTCGGCTTCACGCCGCATGATCCGATCCAGCAATTTCGCGTCGATCGGCTGAAGCCGCCCAATGAGACCTATCTCATGGGCACCGACCTCTTTGGGCGCGATACGGCGAGCCGTCTCATGGCCGGTATCGGGCAGTCCTTCGTCATCGCCTTTGCCTCGGTGGGGCTGGCGACGCTGCTTGGGACCATCATTGGCCTTCTCGCCGGATGGTGGGGCGGGTGGCTCGATGGCGTCTTCATGCGCTCGATGGACGTGCTGCTGGCGTTTCCGGCAATCCTCCTGGCGCTGCTGATCATCGCCATTGTCGGGCCGGGGACCATGACCAGTGTGGTTGCCATTGCCTCGGTCTATACGCCGATCTTTGCGCGCGTGGTGCGGGGGCCGACGCTGTCGCTCAAGCGCCGTGATTTTGTTGACGCGGCGCGCACTTTTGGCAGCTCGCAGCGCTACATCATGAGCCGGCATCTGCTGCTCAATCTCGTCGCGCCGCTAACCGTGCAAGTGACCTTGGCGCTGGCCTGGGCCCTTCTTACCGAAGCGGGCCTGAGCTTCCTTGGCCTCGGCACGCAGCCCCCGGCACCCTCGCTGGGACTGATGATGAGCGAGGCACGCAATCTGATGCAGCAGGCGCCGTGGCTCCTGGCCTTCCCGGGCCTCACCATCATGCTCGGTATTCTGGGCTTCAACCTCTTCGGAGACGCCTTGCGCGATATTCTCGATCCCAAGAGCCAGGGGAGAGCATCATGA
- a CDS encoding ABC transporter substrate-binding protein: MTFKFSRTVLAGLTAALVASVGVVLPAQAANLRMAWAQDAAGLDPHTQPAFSSLRLLELIYEPLVRHDAALDVVPAIAESWTFSDDGLTLTFKLDPNAKFSDGAQVTAEDVKASFERLLDEATAAVARSNFLSISSIEVTDPATVVFTLSQPDAPILVAMASINAAILPAKAIAEGSIATTTLGSGPFVLDSWEPNSREVLSVNPNWAGGEIAYDGITISVLPDETAILASLRAGQTDFALINDPLVATLVPNEANLQLNAVPGLAYNVLQLNPARAPMDNLKVRQAISCAVDRQDVLDTALVGEGKVTGPLTMPAYAVDPSTLFCYEQDIEKAKALMAESGVDGFTAKVIAATGEPPVASAEAQVLQSQLAEIGVKLEIELMELSVYVDRWLAGDFDMAVAQNGGRADPYPMYNRYFTKEGNLQKVSNFADDEIDSLLQQGRVETDLAKRKEIFAKFEQRITELAPWVWLSTSNTYTAQLKTLSGFEPSATGTLFGLTKVTLGQ; encoded by the coding sequence ATGACTTTCAAGTTTTCCCGGACTGTGCTCGCCGGTCTGACCGCTGCCCTCGTGGCCAGTGTCGGCGTCGTGCTGCCGGCACAGGCCGCAAATCTGCGGATGGCCTGGGCGCAGGACGCCGCTGGTCTTGACCCGCACACCCAGCCGGCCTTTTCGTCGCTGCGCCTGCTCGAGCTCATCTATGAGCCGCTGGTTCGCCACGATGCCGCGCTGGACGTGGTTCCGGCCATTGCCGAGAGCTGGACGTTCTCCGACGACGGCCTGACGCTGACCTTCAAGCTCGATCCGAACGCCAAGTTCAGCGACGGCGCACAGGTGACTGCCGAGGACGTGAAGGCCTCGTTCGAGCGCCTGCTCGACGAAGCGACTGCCGCTGTCGCCCGCTCGAACTTCCTCTCGATCTCCTCGATCGAAGTGACCGATCCGGCAACCGTGGTGTTTACCCTGTCGCAGCCGGACGCGCCGATCCTGGTGGCTATGGCTTCGATCAACGCTGCCATCCTGCCGGCCAAGGCAATTGCCGAAGGCTCGATTGCGACCACGACGCTGGGCTCGGGCCCGTTCGTGCTCGACAGCTGGGAGCCAAACTCCCGCGAAGTGCTGAGCGTCAACCCGAACTGGGCTGGCGGCGAGATCGCCTATGACGGCATCACCATCTCGGTCCTGCCCGACGAGACCGCAATCCTGGCTTCGCTGCGCGCTGGCCAGACCGATTTCGCGCTGATCAATGATCCGCTGGTGGCAACGCTGGTTCCGAACGAAGCGAACCTGCAGCTCAACGCCGTTCCGGGCCTTGCCTATAACGTGCTGCAGCTCAACCCGGCCCGCGCGCCGATGGACAACCTCAAGGTTCGTCAGGCGATTTCCTGCGCCGTTGACCGCCAGGACGTGCTCGACACCGCTCTCGTCGGTGAAGGCAAGGTGACGGGCCCGCTGACCATGCCGGCCTATGCCGTCGATCCCTCGACGCTGTTCTGCTACGAGCAGGACATCGAAAAGGCCAAGGCCCTGATGGCTGAATCCGGCGTTGACGGCTTCACCGCCAAGGTGATCGCCGCCACCGGCGAGCCCCCGGTTGCTTCGGCTGAAGCCCAGGTGCTGCAGAGCCAGCTGGCTGAGATCGGCGTCAAGCTCGAGATCGAACTGATGGAATTGTCCGTCTATGTCGACCGCTGGCTGGCTGGCGATTTCGACATGGCAGTTGCCCAGAACGGTGGTCGCGCGGATCCGTACCCGATGTACAACCGCTACTTCACCAAGGAAGGCAACCTTCAGAAGGTTTCCAACTTTGCTGACGACGAGATCGATAGCCTGCTCCAGCAGGGCCGTGTCGAGACCGACCTCGCCAAGCGCAAGGAAATCTTCGCCAAGTTCGAACAGCGCATCACCGAGCTTGCTCCGTGGGTGTGGCTCTCGACCTCCAACACCTACACCGCTCAGCTCAAGACCCTGTCGGGCTTCGAGCCGTCGGCAACCGGCACGCTGTTTGGCCTCACCAAGGTGACGCTCGGTCAGTAA
- a CDS encoding ABC transporter ATP-binding protein: MTSLLSVRDLKVGFGKSAAENPVVKGVSFELKAGETLAIVGESGSGKSVTSLSINRLVDFGGGRIVGGSMDLQRADGSVLDLIAAGEDVLTGIRGSEIAMIFQEPMTSLNPVHTIGQQIEEAFRLNRGLEGAAAKKAAQEALERVRIPDAAERLKYYPHQLSGGMRQRVMIAMALAGNPRLLIADEPTTALDVTVQAQIMALLAELKTELNMAMIFITHDMGLVAGIADQIMVMQHGLAVEQGPTDEVLDNPQHEYTRHLLNAVPHFDGGTSIRRDQPAGERKPVVAVENLTVRFPTGSGFFAKNKGAIHAVEGVDFDLVAGETLAIVGESGSGKSTTARAILGLVEATRGKIETAPGKSNRPVQMVFQDPFASLNPRLNVESLMAEPAIAAGQRVDDKLRERMVFLLERVGLSADVLERYPHQFSGGQRQRLCIARALMLNPDVVVLDEAVSALDVSVQARVLDLLIDLQHEFGLAYLFISHDMAVVERIAHRVAVMYAGQVVEIGAAEAVLARPHHSYTKRLIAAVPGMERRRQRYDVDTTAVPSLIRPKGYEPKLASWVEVGEDHLARAES; the protein is encoded by the coding sequence ATGACTTCGCTTCTCTCTGTACGGGACCTTAAGGTCGGCTTCGGTAAATCGGCGGCCGAAAACCCGGTGGTCAAGGGTGTTAGTTTCGAGCTCAAGGCGGGTGAAACCCTTGCCATTGTGGGCGAGAGCGGTTCGGGCAAATCGGTGACGTCGCTGTCGATCAACCGGCTTGTCGATTTCGGCGGTGGCCGGATTGTTGGCGGGTCGATGGATCTGCAACGCGCGGATGGGTCGGTGCTCGACCTCATCGCTGCGGGCGAAGATGTGCTCACGGGCATTCGCGGTAGCGAGATCGCCATGATCTTCCAGGAGCCGATGACCTCGCTCAATCCGGTGCACACCATCGGGCAGCAGATCGAGGAAGCCTTCCGGCTCAACCGCGGGCTCGAAGGTGCGGCGGCCAAGAAGGCGGCGCAGGAAGCGCTGGAGCGCGTGCGTATTCCCGACGCGGCGGAGCGCTTGAAATATTATCCGCACCAGCTTTCGGGCGGCATGCGCCAACGCGTGATGATCGCCATGGCGCTGGCCGGAAATCCGCGTCTGCTGATCGCTGACGAGCCGACCACGGCGCTCGATGTGACGGTGCAGGCCCAGATCATGGCGCTGCTGGCCGAGCTCAAGACCGAACTCAACATGGCGATGATCTTCATCACCCATGACATGGGGCTCGTCGCCGGCATCGCGGACCAGATCATGGTGATGCAGCATGGGCTGGCCGTGGAGCAGGGGCCTACGGACGAAGTACTCGACAATCCGCAGCATGAGTACACCAGGCATCTGCTCAACGCAGTGCCGCATTTTGATGGCGGCACCTCAATCCGGCGGGACCAGCCGGCAGGCGAGCGCAAGCCGGTAGTGGCGGTCGAGAATTTGACCGTGCGCTTCCCAACGGGCAGCGGGTTTTTCGCCAAGAACAAGGGCGCGATCCACGCCGTTGAAGGGGTGGATTTCGATCTGGTGGCCGGGGAAACCCTTGCCATTGTTGGCGAAAGCGGCTCGGGGAAATCGACGACCGCGCGGGCTATTCTCGGGCTGGTCGAGGCGACCCGCGGCAAGATTGAAACCGCGCCTGGCAAGTCCAACCGGCCGGTGCAGATGGTGTTCCAGGACCCGTTTGCTTCGCTCAACCCGCGGCTCAATGTCGAAAGCCTGATGGCCGAGCCGGCGATCGCGGCGGGGCAGCGCGTGGACGACAAATTGCGCGAACGCATGGTGTTCCTGCTCGAGCGCGTGGGGCTTTCGGCCGATGTGCTGGAGCGCTACCCGCACCAGTTTTCGGGCGGGCAGCGGCAGCGCCTCTGCATTGCGCGGGCGCTGATGCTGAACCCGGATGTGGTGGTGCTGGACGAGGCGGTGTCGGCGCTGGACGTGTCGGTGCAGGCGCGTGTGCTCGATCTTCTGATTGATCTGCAACACGAATTTGGTCTCGCCTATCTCTTCATCTCGCACGACATGGCCGTGGTGGAGCGCATCGCGCACCGCGTGGCGGTGATGTATGCCGGGCAGGTGGTGGAGATCGGGGCAGCCGAGGCAGTGCTAGCGCGGCCGCACCATTCCTATACCAAGCGGCTGATCGCAGCCGTGCCGGGCATGGAGCGGCGGCGGCAGCGCTATGATGTCGACACCACGGCCGTGCCCTCGCTGATCCGTCCGAAGGGATACGAGCCAAAGCTCGCCAGCTGGGTCGAGGTGGGTGAGGATCATCTGGCAAGGGCGGAAAGCTGA